In Lactococcus protaetiae, the genomic window AAAAGTTGCCAATGAAAAGCGCTGACAGAATTTTGTCAGTGAATTTTTTGACAAAAAATAGTACGAAATATAAAAGGAAGTCACGCAAAGAAAGCAAAATTTGATATAATAGGGGCTATGAATAAAATTCTCGAAGTAGAAAATTTAGTTTTTAAATATGAAAAAGAAAGCGATGTGAATCAGCTTAATGGTGTGTCATTTTCAGTGGAGCGAGGAGAATGGTTGTCTATTATTGGACAAAATGGCTCTGGGAAATCGACAACTGCGCGCTTAATTGATGGTCTTTTTGAAGAATTTGAAGGAACAGTTAAGATTGACGGCGAGCTTTTGACGAAGGAAAATGTCTGGTCTCTGCGCAGAAAAATCGGAATGGTTTTCCAAAATCCAGATAACCAATTTGTAGGAGCGACGGTTGAGGACGATGTGGCTTTTGGTATGGAAAATCAAGGGATTATCCGTAGTGAAATGTTGCGTCGTGTAGATGAGGCTTTGGCTGCGGTTAACATGTTAGACTTCAAAACGCGCGAGCCTGCACGTCTTTCTGGAGGTCAAAAACAGCGTGTGGCTGTAGCTGGAATCATTGCCTTACGTCCAGAGATTATCATCCTTGATGAAAGCACTTCAATGCTTGACCCAACAGGACGGGCAGAGATTATGCGCGTGATTCGTGAAATCAAAGATAAATATCACTTGACAGTTTTGTCTATCACGCATGACCTTGACGAAGCGGCAAGTTCTGACCGTATTTTAGTGATGCGTGCGGGGGAGATTATCAAGGAAGCTGCACCATCGGAGCTTTTTGCGACAAGTGAGGATATGGTGGAGATAGGACTTGATGTCCCATTTTCATCAAATTTGATGAAAGATTTGCGTACGAAGGGTTTTGAGTTGCCAGAGAAGTATTTATCAGAAGATGAATTGGTTGAATTTTTAGCTAAGGAGTTTCAAAAATGATAATTCGTGAAACTGTTGAAGAAGATTAGTCGGTTTTTAATGAATTTCGACTTTTGTACTATCCTATGGCTTTATCTTTGCCTTCTACTTAAATATTAAAGTTTATGTTATTCTTGAGCCACTTTTTAGAGCTGTTAAATGAAAAAACTTAATCTTCGCAAGGCTGTAGTTCATCTGATAATTCTTCTTAGAAAAATATTAGACGAACGAGTATAAGCACAGGAGATTAGTGATCTCTGTGTTGATTTTACATTAATAGAGCTGATAAACACTGAACTAGCAATAATTTTCACAAAGAATTTTGAGATGAAATATGAGTATTAAATTTGAAAAAGTA contains:
- a CDS encoding energy-coupling factor ABC transporter ATP-binding protein, producing MNKILEVENLVFKYEKESDVNQLNGVSFSVERGEWLSIIGQNGSGKSTTARLIDGLFEEFEGTVKIDGELLTKENVWSLRRKIGMVFQNPDNQFVGATVEDDVAFGMENQGIIRSEMLRRVDEALAAVNMLDFKTREPARLSGGQKQRVAVAGIIALRPEIIILDESTSMLDPTGRAEIMRVIREIKDKYHLTVLSITHDLDEAASSDRILVMRAGEIIKEAAPSELFATSEDMVEIGLDVPFSSNLMKDLRTKGFELPEKYLSEDELVEFLAKEFQK